Genomic window (Sphingomonas japonica):
ACCATGACCGCGGCAAGACGCATGCGTCGGGCAAGTATCTGTTCGCCGCGCGCGTCATCCCCTATCGCGGATCGTGGCTCGATTTCGAGTTCGACGCCAAGGATATCGTCAACGTCCGTATCGACCGCAAGCGCAAGCTGCCGGTGACGACGCTGCTCTATGCGCTGGGGCTGTCGAGCGAGGAGATCCTCAACCATTTCTACAACCGCGTGACCTATGTCCGCGGGCCGAACGGCTGGCAGATCCCGTTCGCCGCCGAAAATTGGCGCGGGCAGAAGCCGATGTTCGACATCGTCGATGCCAAGTCGGGCGAAGTGATGTTCCCGGCGGGCCAGAAGATCAGCCCGCGTGCCGCCAACAAGGCGGCCAAGGACGGGCTGGCGACGCTGCTCATCCCGACCGAGGAAATCTTTGGTCGCTATTCGGCATATGATCTGGTCAACGAGACCACCGGCGAGATCTATATCGAGGCGGGCGACGAGGTGTCGGCCGAGAATCTCGAGAAGCTCGACGCCGCCGGCATCGACCGGCTCGAACTGCTCGACATCGACCATGTCTCGACCGGGCCGTGGATCCGCAACACGCTCAAGGTCGACAAGGCCGAGGAGCGCGACCAGGCGCTGTCCGACATCTATCGCGTGATGCGCCCAGGCGAGCCGCCGACGCTGGAGACCGCCGAATCGCTGTTCGCCGGGCTGTTCTTCGATCCCGACCGCTACGATCTGTCGGCCGTGGGCCGCGTCAAGCTCAACATGCGCCTCGACCTCGATGTCGAGGACACGGTGACGACGCTGCGCACCGATGACATCCTTGCGGTGGTCAAGACGCTGGTCGATCTGAAGGACGGCAAGGGCGAAGTCGACGATATCGACAATCTCGGCAACCGCCGCGTGCGTTCGGTCGGCGAACTGCTCGAGAACCAGTATCGCGTCGGGCTGCTGCGCATGGAGCGCGCGGTCAAGGAGCGGATGTCGTCGGTCGATGTGTCGACGGTGATGCCCAACGACCTGATCAACGCCAAGCCCGCGGTCGCCGCGGTGCGCGAATTCTTCGGCTCGTCGCAGCTGTCGCAGTTCATGGATCAGACCAATCCGCTGTCGGAAGTCACCCACAAGCGCCGCGTGTCGGCGCTCGGGCCGGGCGGTCTGACGCGCGAGCGCGCGGGCTTCGAAGTCCGCGACGTTCACCCGACGCATTATGGCCGCATCTGTCCGATCGAGACGCCGGAAGGCCCGAACATCGGCCTGATCAACAGCCTCGCCACGTTCAGCCGGGTCAATAAATACGGCTTCATCGAGACGCCGTACCGCAAGATCATCGACGGCAAGGTGACCAACGACGTCGTCTATCTGTCGGCGATGGAAGAGCAGAAGCACACCGTCGCGCAGGCTTCGGCCGCGCTCAACGGCGACAACAGCTTCTCCGAAGACCTAGTGTCGGCGCGACAGGCGGGCGAGTTCCTGATGGCGATCCCCGATACGGTGACGCTGATGGACGTTTCGCCCAAGCAGCTGGTTTCGGTCGCGGCGTCGCTCATTCCGTTCCTCGAAAACGATGACGCCAACCGCGCGTTGATGGGTTCGAACATGCAGCGCCAGGCGGTGCCGCTGGTCCAGGCCGAGGCACCGTTCGTCGGTACCGGCATGGAAGAGACGGTGGCACGCGATTCGGGTGCGGCGATCTCTGCGCGGCGCGCGGGCATCGTCGATCAGGTCGACGCGGCACGTATCGTGATCCGCGCGACCGGCGAGGTCGAGGCGACCGAGAGCGGCGTCGACATCTACACGCTGATGAAGTTCCAGCGGTCGAACCAGAACACCTGCATCAACCAGCGCCCGCTGGTGAAGGTAGGCGACGTCATCAACGCCGGCGACGTGCTGGCCGACGGTCCGTCGACCGAGTTCGGCGAACTGGCGCTCGGCCGCAACGCGCTGGTCGCGTTCATGCCGTGGAACGGGTACAACTACGAGGATTCGATCCTCATCAGCGAGCGCATCGTCAAGGACGACGTCTTCACCTCGATCCATATCGAGGAATTCGAAGTCATGGCGCGCGATACCAAGCTCGGACCGGAGGACATCACCCGCGATATCCCGAACGTCGGCGAGGAGGCTCTGCGCAACCTCGACGAGGCGGGCATCGTGTACATCGGTGCCGAGGTCGAGCCGGGCGATATCCTCGCCGGCAAGATCACGCCGAAGGGCGAATCGCCGATGACGCCGGAGGAGAAGCTGCTCCGCGCTATCTTTGGCGAGAAGGCTTCGGACGTGCGCGATACGTCGCTGCGGCTGCCGCCGGGCGTTGCCGGCACGGTCGTCGAGGTCCGGGTGTTCAACCGCCACGGCATCGACAAGGACGAGCGCGCGATGGCGATCGAGCGCGAGGAGATCGAGCGGCTCAAGAAGGACAGCGATGACGAGCGCGGCATCCTCAACCGTGCGACCTGGTCGCGCTTGAAGGACATGCTGATCGGTCAGGTCGCGACCGCGGCGCCCAAGGGCGTCAAGAAGGGATCGACGATCGACGAGGACCTGCTGGCGCAGGCCGAACGCCACGAATGGTGGAAGTTCGCGGTCGCTGACGACGCGATGCAGTCGAACCTCGAAGCGGTGAAGGCGCAGTATGACGAGGCGGTGAAGAAGATCACCGACAAGTTCCACGATCGCCGCGACAAGCTGGAACGCGGCGACGAGCTGCCGCCGGGCGTGCTCAAGATGGTCAAGGTGTTCGTCGCGGTGAAGCGCAAGCTGCAGCCGGGCGACAAGATGGCCGGGCGTCACGGCAACAAGGGTGTGATCTCGCGTATCCTGCCGCAGGAGGACATGCCGTTCCTCGAGGACGGGACGCCGGTTGATCTGGTGCTCAACCCGCTGGGCGTGCCTTCGCGGATGAACGTCGGGCAAATCTTCGAGACGCATCTCGGCTGGGCGGCGCGCGGCCTGGGTCGGCAGGTGACGCAGGCGCTCGAGGAATGGCGGGAGGCCAACCCGAACCCGCAGCCGGGCGCGATGCCCGACGCGGTCAAGGAACGGCTCAAGACCATCTATGGCGAGAAGTATCACAGCGAGATCGACGCGCGGTCCTCGGACCAGATCATCGAGCTGGCGCAGAACCTGAAGAACGGCGTGCCGATGGCGACGCCGGTGTTCGACGGCGCGCGCGAGGCCGATGTGTCGGCGATGCTGGAGCTGGCCGGGCTCGACACGTCGGGTCAGGTGACGCTGTTCGACGGGCGGACGGGCGATTCGTTCGATCGCAAGGTGACGGTCGGGTATATCTACATGCTCAAGCTGCATCACCTCGTGGACGACAAGATCCACGCGCGCTCGATCGGGCCGTACTCGCTGGTCACGCAGCAGCCGCTGGGCGGCAAGGCGCAGTTCGGCGGCCAGCGTTTCGGCGAGATGGAAGTCTGGGCGCTGCAGGCGTACGGCGCTGCCTATACGCTGCAGGAGATGCTGACGGTGAAGTCCGACGACGTGGTCGGCCGCACCAAGGTCTATGAGGCGATCGTCAAGGGCGACGACACGTTCGAGGCCGGCATTCCCGAGAGCTTCAACGTGCTCGTCAAGGAGATGCGCTCGCTGGGCCTGAACGTCGAATTGAAGAGCCACGAGCTCGACGAGGACGGCGTTGCGGTGATCCCGGCGGAGTGATCCGATAGAACCGTTCGTCCTGAGTGGCCGCTGAGCGAAGTCGACGCGGCGTATCGAAGGACCGAGTGGCGAATGACCCATCGATACGGGCCTTCGCTTTGCTCAGTCCCTGCTCAGGACGAACGGATTAGGTTTCCCCTCCCAGTGAGGAACTGACATGAACGAACTGACCAATTTCGCGAACCCGGTGGCCAAGCCGGAGACCTTCGACCAGATCCAGATCGGCATCGCGTCCCCGGACCGCATCCGTTCTTGGTCGTTCGGCGAGATCAAGAAGCCCGAGACGATCAACTATCGCACGTTCAAGCCCGAGCGTGACGGCCTGTTCTGCGCGCGCATCTTCGGTCCGATCAAGGATTACGAGTGCCTGTGCGGCAAGTACAAGCGCATGAAATACAAGGGAATCGTCTGCGAGAAGTGCGGCGTCGAGGTCACCGTGTCCAAGGTCCGCCGCGAGCGGATGGGGCATATCGAGCTCGCCGCGCCGGTCGCGCACATCTGGTTCCTCAAGTCGCTGCCGAGCCGCATCGGCCTGCTGCTCGACATGCAGCTCAAGCAGCTCGAGCGCGTGCTGTATTTCGAGAGCTATATCGTCACTGAGCCTGGCCTGACGCCGCTGGAGAAGTTCCAGCTGATGACCGAGGACGAGCTGCTCGAAGCGCAGGACGAGTATGGCGAGGACGCGTTCTCGGCCGGGATCGGCGCTGAGGCGGTCAAGTTCATGCTGATGGAGCTCGACCTCGAGGGTGAACGCAAGGACCTGCTCGAAGAGCTGGCGGTCACCAAGTCGGAACTGAAGCCCAAGAAGATCATCAAGCGGCTCAAGGTCGTCGAGAGCTTCATCGATTCGGGCAACCGCCCGGAGTGGATGATCCTCGACGTCGTTCCGGTCATCCCGCCCGAACTGCGCCCGCTGGTGCCGCTGGACGGCGGCCGCTTCGCGACGTCGGACCTCAACGACCTGTATCGCCGCGTCATCAACCGCAACAATCGCCTAAAGCGGCTTATGGAGCTGCGCGCGCCGGACATCATCGTCCGCAACGAAAAGCGCATGCTGCAGGAAGCCGTCGACGCGCTGTTCGACAACGGCCGCCGCGGGCGGACGATCACGGGCGCTAACAAGCGTCCGCTCAAGTCGCTGTCCGACATGCTCAAGGGCAAGCAGGGCCGTTTCCGCCAGAACCTGCTCGGCAAGCGCGTCGATTATTCGGGGCGTTCGGTCATCGTCACGGGTCCCGAGCTCAAGCTGCACCAGTGCGGCCTGCCCAAGAAGATGGCGCTCGAGTTGTTCAAGCCGTTCATCTACGCGCGGCTCGACGCCAAGGGTCTGTCGATGACCCTGAAGCAGGCCAAGAAGTGGGTCGAAAAGGAACGCAAGGAAGTCTGGGACATCCTCGACGAGGTGATCCGCGAGCACCCGGTGATGCTCAACCGCGCGCCGACGCTTCACCGCCTGGGCATTCAGGCGTTCGAGCCGGTGCTGATCGAGGGCAAGGCGATCCAGCTGCATCCGCTGGTCTGCTCGGCGTTCAACGCCGACTTCGATGGCGACCAGATGGCCGTGCACGTTCCGCTGAGCCTCGAGGCGCAGCTGGAAGCGCGCGTCCTGATGATGTCGACCAACAACATCCTGTCGCCCGCCAACGGCAAGCCGATCATCGTTCCGTCGCAGGACATGGTGCT
Coding sequences:
- the rpoB gene encoding DNA-directed RNA polymerase subunit beta, which codes for MATKAIEPIAPKRASDNGTLKRRIRKVFGDNHEVVQMPNLIEVQRESYEQFLRSDPSIGYVSGLEKTLRSVFPIRDFAGTAELDFVNYELEPPKFDTEECRQRGITYAAPMRVTLRLIVFEVDADTEARSVLDIKEQDVYMGDMPLMTGNGTFIVNGTERVIVSQMHRSPGVLFDHDRGKTHASGKYLFAARVIPYRGSWLDFEFDAKDIVNVRIDRKRKLPVTTLLYALGLSSEEILNHFYNRVTYVRGPNGWQIPFAAENWRGQKPMFDIVDAKSGEVMFPAGQKISPRAANKAAKDGLATLLIPTEEIFGRYSAYDLVNETTGEIYIEAGDEVSAENLEKLDAAGIDRLELLDIDHVSTGPWIRNTLKVDKAEERDQALSDIYRVMRPGEPPTLETAESLFAGLFFDPDRYDLSAVGRVKLNMRLDLDVEDTVTTLRTDDILAVVKTLVDLKDGKGEVDDIDNLGNRRVRSVGELLENQYRVGLLRMERAVKERMSSVDVSTVMPNDLINAKPAVAAVREFFGSSQLSQFMDQTNPLSEVTHKRRVSALGPGGLTRERAGFEVRDVHPTHYGRICPIETPEGPNIGLINSLATFSRVNKYGFIETPYRKIIDGKVTNDVVYLSAMEEQKHTVAQASAALNGDNSFSEDLVSARQAGEFLMAIPDTVTLMDVSPKQLVSVAASLIPFLENDDANRALMGSNMQRQAVPLVQAEAPFVGTGMEETVARDSGAAISARRAGIVDQVDAARIVIRATGEVEATESGVDIYTLMKFQRSNQNTCINQRPLVKVGDVINAGDVLADGPSTEFGELALGRNALVAFMPWNGYNYEDSILISERIVKDDVFTSIHIEEFEVMARDTKLGPEDITRDIPNVGEEALRNLDEAGIVYIGAEVEPGDILAGKITPKGESPMTPEEKLLRAIFGEKASDVRDTSLRLPPGVAGTVVEVRVFNRHGIDKDERAMAIEREEIERLKKDSDDERGILNRATWSRLKDMLIGQVATAAPKGVKKGSTIDEDLLAQAERHEWWKFAVADDAMQSNLEAVKAQYDEAVKKITDKFHDRRDKLERGDELPPGVLKMVKVFVAVKRKLQPGDKMAGRHGNKGVISRILPQEDMPFLEDGTPVDLVLNPLGVPSRMNVGQIFETHLGWAARGLGRQVTQALEEWREANPNPQPGAMPDAVKERLKTIYGEKYHSEIDARSSDQIIELAQNLKNGVPMATPVFDGAREADVSAMLELAGLDTSGQVTLFDGRTGDSFDRKVTVGYIYMLKLHHLVDDKIHARSIGPYSLVTQQPLGGKAQFGGQRFGEMEVWALQAYGAAYTLQEMLTVKSDDVVGRTKVYEAIVKGDDTFEAGIPESFNVLVKEMRSLGLNVELKSHELDEDGVAVIPAE